The Bos indicus x Bos taurus breed Angus x Brahman F1 hybrid chromosome 15, Bos_hybrid_MaternalHap_v2.0, whole genome shotgun sequence genome includes a window with the following:
- the MSANTD4 gene encoding myb/SANT-like DNA-binding domain-containing protein 4 produces the protein MKQLKRKRKSNFSVQETQTLLKEITKRKEVIFSKQLNTTINVMKRMAWEEIAQCVNAVGEGEQRTGTEVKRRYLDWRALMKRKKMKANIKLVGSGFPLPTSDLDDSLTEEIDEKIGFRSDTNFDWQNVADFRDAGGSLTEVKVEEEERDPQSPEFEIEEEEEMLSSVIPDSRRENELPDFPHIDEFFTLNSTPSRSAYDEPHLLVNIEKQKLELEKRRLDIEAERLQVEKERLQIEKERLRHLDMEHERLQLEKERLQIEREKLRLQIVNSEKPSLESELGQGEKSIHQPQDIETEKLKLERERLQLEKDRLQFLKFESEKLQIEKERLQVEKERLRIQKEGHLQ, from the exons atgaagcaactgaagaggaaaaggaaaagcaatttCAGTGTACAAGAAACTCAGACCCTTTTGAAAGAAATTACgaaaaggaaagaagtaattTTTTCCAAGCAGCTCAATACAACAATTAATGTGATGAAGCGAATGGCCTGGGAGGAGATTGCACAGTGTGTGAATGCTGTAGGAGAAGGAGAACAGAGAACAGGGACAGAAGTGAAAAGAAGGTACCTTGACTGGCGAGCCCTtatgaagagaaagaagatgaagGCAAACATTAAGCTAGTTGGTTCAGGGTTTCCCCTTCCCACATCTGATTTAGATGACTCTCTCACTGAAGAGATAGATGAAAAGATTGGATTCCGAAGTGATACAAATTTTGATTGGCAAAATGTGGCAGATTTCAGGGatgcaggtggatccttaactGAGGTCAaggtagaagaggaagaaagagatccCCAGAGTCCTGAA tttgagattgaagaggaagaagaaatgttGTCATCAGTCATACCAGATTCCAGGAGGGAAAATGAACTTCCTGATTTCCCCCACATTGATGAATTTTTTACTCTGAACTCAACACCATCTAGGTCTGCATATGATGAGCCCCATTTGCTTGTAAACATAGAGAAACAGAAATTAGAATTGGAAAAACGAAGGCTTGATATTGAGGCTGAAAGACTGCAGGTAGAGAAGGAACGCCTACAGATTGAGAAAGAGAGGCTGCGACATTTAGACATGGAGCATGAGCGACTTCAGCTGGAGAAGGAGCGGTTGCAGATTGAAAGAGAGAAGCTGAGGTTACAGATAGTCAACTCAGAGAAGCCATCTTTGGAAAGTGAACTTGGTCAAGGGGAAAAGTCCATACATCAACCACAGGATATAGAAACTGAGAAGTTAAAACTTGAGAGAGAACGCTTACAACTGGAAAAAGATAGGCTGCAGTTTTTGAAATTTGAATCAGAGAAGCTGCAGATTGAAAAGGAACGCTTACAAGTAGAGAAAGAGAGACTACGAATTCAGAAGGAAGGACACTTGCAGTGA